CTGTGCTGCGGTTTGACAGTGATCGGCTGGTTATTATATCGACGCCCAGGGTATCGAATGGTGTGGTGGCTGGACATGGTGTTGTTGCCAGAGATAGTGGCGAGCTTTGGTGTACCATTCCGCGAGATGTTTTCAGTCTGTATCATGTCTCAGCGGAAAGACAAAACAACACCATTGCGCTTGAGTGCAATGTTGAATCACTGAAGAACGCTGTTCTGCGATATGATAAGGTGATGACCCAGGGATCAGCGTCTACTTTGCAATTGAAGCTCCGGCAAATGCCTGAGTGGAACGCCGCTAGCGCTAACGGGCCTGACAGTGCCGGTAACTCCAGGATACGAGTCGCTGCATTGGCCGTGTCATTCGAGGAATTAGTTAATGTTTACTCTGGTCAGGGCAAAGATGATGCCTTTATGGATGCAACTCAAAACAATACTTCACATGCGGTCAACAAACTTATAAGTCACTCCTCGAAGATTCCAGTCAGATTCTTAAATGCACAACAGGATGAGCGCATACAAGAACCTATGATGGACTATAACCAGACAATGTTGTGCAGGTTGCCGTCGATTACGGATGAAGCTGGTGGTGCTTTTCTGAATTTCCTCAAAAGAATAGAACGGTACACAAATGTGAATCATATAAAACTACAAGGATCAACAAGCCCGCATATCTCACACAACCGCAGAGACGCCAAGTTGCGGATTCTTGTTGATGAACTAGATTGGAACCTTGTTATAAGCTGGAATGGCCCCTTGGAACTTCAAGAAAGGGCAGacattgatgaaatggCAGAGCCAACATCGCCAGAACGGCCTAGATCTGAAACACCGTTGCTGAGTAGGATAAGTGGTGATAATAATTTCGATAGAATTGATGACAGCGAGGTTAATACATTACAAGAAAGCGGTCCCGATACTAACTCACACACAAATGGGTTTCTTGAGCAAGTGCAACAAGCAGAGGACGAGTCTTCCCTGGTTCAAGAAGTAATTATAAGAAGCAAAGATTTAAAAGTATGCTCAAAGCTTTTTGCAGCATTCGAAGAAGTCATCATGGCCATCTCGCATGACTACGCCTGTGTCTTTCACTGCTCCCTGAGCAGAGGCCTAAGAGATACCCAGACACAGGAGGAAAAAGAGAATGGTCAGATAATCTACTACATATCCAGGTCAAAGGCACTGGAATTTGCATAAATAGATAGTATAATGTTTCAAATGCATAGCTGTTTGGACTTAATATTGCtaataaaatgaataatatGTCAAGTTTTTGTACGGCAGTTTCTGTGAATATTTTAAGAACCATCGGCTTTGaattagaaatgaaaatttgaagaaattttgcgatgagctcatcaCTAAGGTCTGTAGACGGCATTATATGAACTAACTGATATGCACAAATATTAGAATGGGTTCCTCGAACCTTTGAATAGTATATTACAACTTAGATTTTTCTTGCAGGGATTAAAGGGACCAATGGGTGAAGAAGTTACGTTTGCGGAATTGAAAGAGCTGGCCGGCTCTATAAAAGAGCAGTTTGTTGATCCATACAAAAATGATATCGGGGCTTTAAAGAAGATTAGCAGCGAGACTAAGCTACAAGGTTCTGATCCACTGACGGAACTAGAGAAATTGGCCAAGATTCTAAAAGCATACTCCACAAAACTGGGTATTATTTGCGAGCCCTCAAAGCTGCACGGTAATTATCATGCAGCATATACGGAGTTGAAGAACTATGCAGATTCCCTTTTCTATTTATTGAGTCTTCTCCCTCTGTTCACTCGTGAGCAAGGTAAACTTTATGCGTCTTATTTAAACGAAGACGTCTTCACACAAGTTTTGGGGTTGCTTAACGGTACTGAGATGCTATGTGATGAGATCTGCAGCAGTAGCAAAGAGAATGAGGGTGATAATAAGGACAGATTGATATCTGTAGGTATAATATGGGCATCATGTGACGAATTATGCGATATAGTCAAAGGAGGTAATTATGGGCTTCTATCGAAACGTATTGCATTGAGTTGCGGATTGGTTGATGATGTGTTGGAAGATATTCATGGTTGGCTAGAAGACCCGCAACTCGAAGGTGCAGATGATTTCCTAGGTGATGATCTGGACTCTATAGATGAATTGGAAGACGGTGTTAAGAAAATGGGCATTGATGGTGATGACGAAGAAATGATTGAGATTGTTAAAAAGTTCCTATCCGAATGGCAAACtaaaataaagatgatAAAATTGCTTCTATCGTCATTTTCTAAATCTATTACATTAACTACGGGTAAAAATATACCAAATCTTGGTTCGAAGTTGGATGAACTTAATAAACTGCATAAACAAGTTATTTTGCATCTTGATGAGCTTGTATCTGATGTATTTATGTCTGGCGCAGCATTCGACGAAGATGAAATGGGGCCTTCAATTGCTGATCTTAACGACACTCTGGCTAAAATGGTACACATAATAAAGGAGATCAGTAAACAAGATCCAAAGAAGTCCAAGTGGATAGATGTTTGGAATAACAAGTATTTTGAGtaaaaatattaacaaACGGCATTATcataatattgataaaaattcAGCTAgatctatttttttaaaacaCCTATCATCGCATCTAAACAAATGGAAGTATATTTTATAGAGTTCTCAAAATACCAGCTGTTGAAATTCACAAGCCAACT
This is a stretch of genomic DNA from Nakaseomyces glabratus chromosome M, complete sequence. It encodes these proteins:
- the MEC3 gene encoding Mec3p (CAGL0M09735g~Putative protein involved in DNA damage checkpoint; gene is upregulated in azole-resistant strain), with the protein product MKLKLEINGNDYPENFKLLKTTVTTVASLRSLAVLRFDSDRLVIISTPRVSNGVVAGHGVVARDSGELWCTIPRDVFSLYHVSAERQNNTIALECNVESLKNAVLRYDKVMTQGSASTLQLKLRQMPEWNAASANGPDSAGNSRIRVAALAVSFEELVNVYSGQGKDDAFMDATQNNTSHAVNKLISHSSKIPVRFLNAQQDERIQEPMMDYNQTMLCRLPSITDEAGGAFLNFLKRIERYTNVNHIKLQGSTSPHISHNRRDAKLRILVDELDWNLVISWNGPLELQERADIDEMAEPTSPERPRSETPLLSRISGDNNFDRIDDSEVNTLQESGPDTNSHTNGFLEQVQQAEDESSLVQEVIIRSKDLKVCSKLFAAFEEVIMAISHDYACVFHCSLSRGLRDTQTQEEKENGQIIYYISRSKALEFA
- a CDS encoding uncharacterized protein (CAGL0M09757g~Ortholog(s) have cytoplasm localization) yields the protein MGEEVTFAELKELAGSIKEQFVDPYKNDIGALKKISSETKLQGSDPLTELEKLAKILKAYSTKLGIICEPSKLHGNYHAAYTELKNYADSLFYLLSLLPLFTREQGKLYASYLNEDVFTQVLGLLNGTEMLCDEICSSSKENEGDNKDRLISVGIIWASCDELCDIVKGGNYGLLSKRIALSCGLVDDVLEDIHGWLEDPQLEGADDFLGDDLDSIDELEDGVKKMGIDGDDEEMIEIVKKFLSEWQTKIKMIKLLLSSFSKSITLTTGKNIPNLGSKLDELNKLHKQVILHLDELVSDVFMSGAAFDEDEMGPSIADLNDTLAKMVHIIKEISKQDPKKSKWIDVWNNKYFE